A portion of the Cherax quadricarinatus isolate ZL_2023a unplaced genomic scaffold, ASM3850222v1 Contig1849, whole genome shotgun sequence genome contains these proteins:
- the LOC138851733 gene encoding putative sgc region protein SgcQ, which yields MALSRFGQVFGRWKGAIIGMIHVKALPGTPLNQYGVDQLVEMACTEAQIYKEAHVDGVLVENMFDVPYVKRLSLGPEVVACMTKVCCEVRRIIPRSVPCGVQVQYILRNACTLDPRLTIFFHSRSMFRCQY from the exons ATGGCACTGTCGCGGTTTGGTCAAGTTTTTGGTCGCTGGAAAGGTGCCATCATCGGCATGATTCACGTCAAGGCTCTACCAG GTACGCCACTGAACCAGTATGGGGTCGACCAGTTGGTAGAGATGGCATGTACCGAGGCCCAGATTTACAAGGAGGCTCATGTT GACGGAGTTTTGGTGGAGAATATGTTTGATGTGCCTTATGTTAAGAGGTTATCACTAGGACCTGAAGTTGTTGCTTGCATGACCAAAGTTTGTTGTGAGGTGCGAAGAATCATCCCACGGAGTGTACCCTGTGGTGTTCAGGTACAGTACATACTCAGGAATGCATGTACactggacccccggttaacgatattttttcattccagaagtatgttcaggtgccagtactga